The Verrucomicrobium spinosum DSM 4136 = JCM 18804 DNA segment AAGACGGCGGTAGATTTCCTTGAGAGCCTCGTCCTCGTCGTGAGCGGGGTCCTTGCGCAGGGAGGCGATGATCAGGTCATCCTGCGTGGCGGTGACGCAGCGGATGCTCTTGTGACCCAGCTGGATGAGCTGGCGCACAATGCCGAGGGTGAGCGGCTCATAGGCACGGGCCACGATGAGTTCACCATCCAGGATGTCGCGGAAGATCACCTTCTGAGCGAGGTCTTCCTCGTTCATGGTTTCCTTCAGCTTGAGGTCCTCAATCGGGTAGAAAAGTTTGAGGATGTCCTCGTCACCTGGATAACCGATCACACGCAGAAGCGTGGTGGCAAGGAACTTACGACGACGACGACGACGGTCGAGATAAACGTAGAGGAGGTCGTTCGTGTCGAACTGCACCTCCAGCCAGGTGCCACGGTCAGGGATGATGCGGAAGCCATACAACCAGCGCCCGTTAAGATGCTGCTGGGTTTCAAAGCAGATGCCCGGGGAACGGTGCAGCTGGCTCACTACCACTCGCTCAGCACCGTTAATGACGAATGTGCCGCGGGTCGTCATCATGGGCAGTTCGCCCATGTAAACGCGCTCCTGTTTGGCACCCGCTTCGTCACGCAGTTCATAGGTGACGTACAGCGGGGCGCTAAAGGTCTCCGCCTCGCGGATGGCCTGTAGTGGATTCAATTTGGGCTCGCCGATTTCATACTGCGTGAAATCGAGGGTCATCTTCTCGTCGTAGCTCGAGATCGGGAAGACTTCGCGGAACACCGCCTGTAACCCCAGGTCCTTGCGCTTGCTCGGCGCGATGTCTTTTTGCAGGAATTCCTCGTAAGACTTCAGCTGAATCTCAATGAGATTCGGCGGTTCAACGGGTTCCTTGAGTTTGCCAAAGTTAATGCGCTGGGACATACGGCGGGGTGGCTGGGTGTTGGCAATGAGTTGCGGGCAAACCGGCCTGTTAAGCCGGGGAAAAAAGAGTCAGGGCGGCGGACAAAAACGGCTGTTTTTGCGGCCTATGTCGGAGGACAAAAAAACCCCCGGGCGCGCAAGCGCCCGTGGCGAAAAACAGTCTCATCACGCTCGGGCTCGTTCCCCAACTCACATCCGGCGACCTTGCGGGCGGATTGGAAGTTGTTGTACGGGAAGAGAACGGGCATTGAGGAAACGCTGGTTTTTTGAAAAAGTTCCGCCGCCCCCACTGGAGCGGCGAAACCTGCAAAAGAAACAAACTTACTTGATCTCGACCTTGGCACCGGCGGCCTCGATCTTCTTCTTGATCTCTTCGGCTTCTTCCTTGCTGACACCCTGCTTGAGAGGCTGGGGAGCCTTTTCCACAAGGGCTTTCGCTTCGGCGAGGCCAAGGCCGGCCACAACGGCACGGACTTCTTTGATGACGCCGATCTTGTTCGTGCCACCTTCGGTAAGGATGACGTCGAACTCGGTCTTCTCAACTGCGGCTGCGGCTGCAGGAGCAGCACCGCCAGCGGCGGCCACGGCGACAGGAGCGGCGGCGCTCACGCCCCACTTGTCCTCAAGGGTTTTCACAAGTTCAGCAACTTCCAGGACGGTAAGGCCGCTGAGTTCGTCAACGATTTTATTCAGGTCTGCCATAGTAGTATTTCGGTATCGCCGTCCTCTGAAGCTTCAGAGGTTTTGAGCCTGACAGCCGCCAGACCGGCAAGGAACCATTGGATTTTAGGTATTCAGGTGGAGTCGCCTCCACCATCGAGTCAAATTGTAAAAAGGGTTGCCGGGGCAACCCACGGAAAATTAAGCGGCTTGTTCTTGTTCGCCCTTGGCCTTGAGCACGCGAGCCAGGGAGGCGGCGGGCTCGTTGAGCAGGCGGACCAGCTTGGAAGCCGGGGCTTGCAGAACGCCAAGCAAGGTTGCAAGAAGCACTTCGCGGGAAGGAAGGTCCGCCAGGACCTGGATGCCGGAAGCATCAAGGTACTTGCCGTCCAAAACGCCGGCTTTCACCTGGGGCTTCTGGAACTCGGTCGCGAAGGTCTTCATGACCTTGGCGGCAGCGCACACGTCTTTCTCACCGGTGACCACAGCGGACTGGCCCGTCAGGACATCACCGATTTCCACGGGATACCCAGCGCGTTCAGCGGCCTTCTTCACCAGCGTGTTCTTATACACGTGCATCTCAGCGCCTGCAGCGCGGAGGCGCTTGCGAAGCTCTTCGAACTTGTCCACTTTCAGCCCGGTGTAGTCCACCACGAACATGAACGGGGAGGCGTTGACCTTTTCCAGAAGGTGCTCAATGAGGATCGTCTTTTCAGCTTTCATCGTCGTTGTTCTCCTTCAGATTTAGGCGGCAGATTTCACGTACTTGCCCAGATCAAGCTTGAGCGCAGGAGACATGGTCGCGCTGAAGGTGATGCTCTGGATGAACTTGCCCTTGGCAGAGGCGGGACGGGCACGAACCACGGCGTCAATCAGAGCCTGGGCGTTTTCCACGATGGCTTTGGGCTCGAAGCTGACTTTACCCACGCCAGCGGAGATGTTGCCATTCTTGTCGAGCTTGAAGTCAGCACGACCAGCCTTGACGGCCTTCACCGCACCGGCGGTGTCATCGGTCACGGTGCCCGTCTTGGGGTTGGGCATCAAACCACGAGGACCAAGTTGTTTACCAAGCTTGCGGACTTCGGTCATGGCGGCGGGAGTAGCGATGGCCACATCGAAACCCGTAAAACCAGCCTTGACCTGGGCGATGAGATCCTCAAAGCCGACAAATTCTGCACCGGCGGCCTTGGCGGCGTCAGCGGAGTCGCCCACGGCGAACACTGCGACTTTCACGCTCTTGCCAGAACCGTTCGGAAGGGGGCAGGTACCACGGACCATCTGATCGCTCTTGCGAGGATCCACACCCAGACGGAAGGAAAGGGAAACCGTCTCGGAGAATTTGGTGGAGGGGAGCTTTTTCACGAGCTCTGCCGCTTCTTCCAGTGAGAAGAATTTGTTAGCCGGAACGAGTTCCGCCGCTTTTTTGTAACGCTTGCTTCTTTGTTTCATGGTCTTGTGCAGTCCGAGCGAGCCTGAGTCTTAAGCAGGCTCTCCTGCCATGGTTTGAGTTTTGGAGATTTAACCGACAACTTCGATCCCCATCTGACGGGCGGTACCAGCCATGATGCGGGCAGCGGCGTCGAGGTCCTGGGTGTTGAGGTCAGCCAGCTTCAGCTTGGCAACTTCTTTGAGTTGAGCCTGGGTGAGCTTGGCAACCTTCTTTTTGTTGGGCTCACTGGAACCAGAAGCCAGATTGGCAGCCTTCTTGAGAAGGATGGATGCCGGGGGCTGCTTGGTGATGAAGGTGAAGCTCTTGTCCTTGTAAACGGAAATGACGGTCGGCAGGATGTCGCCAGCCATCTTCTGGGTGGCGGCGTTGAACTCCTTGCAGAACGCCATGATGTTCACACCGGCTTGACCCAGGGCAGGACCGATGGGCGGCGCGGGGTTGGCAGCTCCAGCTTTAATCTGGAGCTTGATCATTTTAACGACTTCTTTGGCCATCGCTTGTTCTTGTTACTACGGTTTGAGTTGAAAGGGGGGGGAGGAGCTTGCCTGAATCAGAAAAATCAGGCCTTCTCAACCTGCCAGTATTCCAGATCCACCGGAGTGGAGCGGCCGAAGATGTTCACGGAGACGCGCAGCAGGCCCTTCTCCGGATCGATTTCTTCGATGATGCCAGTCTGGCTCTCGAAGGGACCGTCCGCCACGCGGACCGTGTCTCCCACGGAGAACATAAACTTCGGCTTCACGCCTTCCTCACGCTCACGCACCTGGGCGAGCAGGACTTCGACCTCTTTCGGACGAAGGGGAATCGGGTGATCCTTGGTGCCGGCAAAGTTCAAGAAACCGTCGGTTTCTTTGACGAAGTGCCAGGTCTGCACCACGGGCTTGTTGTTCTCATCCAGCAGCCACATATTGGCGAGGATGTAGCCCGGGAATACCTTGCGGGTGGATTCGCTGCGCTTGCCTTTTTTGACTTCAGAGACGCGCTCAGTGGGAACCACCACTTCGAAGACGAATTCCCCCATCTCCTCAGACTGGATGCGGCGCTCCATATTTTCACGCACGCGCTGCTCGAGCCCGGCGCGGACGTGAAGGACATACCACTGGTCGTGAGGTGCGGGGATCGCTGGCATGATGGAAAAGTAAAAGGGAAGCCGGACGAGACTAAACGGACAGGACTGGCAGATCAGAGGATCGTCGCCGCCTTGAAGAACATGCGCATCACGAAGTCAAAAGCGCCCGTGAAGCCAGCAAAGATCAACATGGCAACAAAGACCACCGTCGTGGCATCGGTCAGCTCCTTGTAACGGGCGAAGCCCTTTTCCTTGGGGTCCCATGGCCATGTGGCCTTTTTCATTTCGCCCCAGACTTCGGAAAGATAGCGTGACACTCGGCTCATGTTGTTCGTCAGGCAAAAAAGACTGTCAGGTAAGATGGCACGCCAGGTAGGACTTGAACCCACAACCAATGGTTTTGGAGACCACTACTCTACCAATTGAGCTACTGGCGTGTTTATCTTGACGAACAGTCTTTGTATTACAGCACAATTTTGAAACTGCAAGTGTTGTGATGCCTTTTGGCGACAATGCCGCCGTGAGACTTTTGCAAGCCTCGCGGCGGCTGCCACCCAAACGGCAATCAACAAAATCAGTCGAGAATGTCAGCCACACGACCGGCACCCACGGTACGACCACCTTCGCGGATAGCGAAGCGCATCGTCTTTTCCATGGCGATCGGGGTGATCAGCTCGATTTCGACGGACACGTTGTCACCAGGCATCACCATCTCTACGCCATCGGGGAGTTTGACCATGCCGGTCACATCGGTCGTACGGAAGTAGAACTGAGGACGGTAGTTGGTGAAGAAGGGCGTGTGACGGCCACCTTCGTCCTTGGAAAGCACGTAAACTTCAGCCTTGAACTTGCGGTGGGGCTTCACGGAGCCGGGCTTCGCGATCACCTGGCCGCGCTCGACATCCGTTTTCTTCACACCGCGAAGAAGGAGACCGACGTTGTCACCGGCGCGACCTTCGTCGAGCAGCTTGCGGAACATTTCAATGTCCGTGACAGTGGTCTTGACGGTGTCCTTGATGCCGACGATTTCGACTTCACTCATCTTCTTGATGATGCCACGCTCAACACGGCCGGTCACCACGGTTCCACGACCTTCGATCGCGAACACGTCTTCCACAGGCATGAGGAAGTCCTGGTCGATCGGGCGCTCGGGAAGCGGGATGTAGCTATCCACAGCGTCCATGAGCTTGTAGATGTTGGCCTTCTGCTCGGCGTCACCTTCAAGAGCCTTGAGGGCGGAACCCTTGACGATCGGAATGTCGTCGCCGGGGAAGTTGTACTTGCTGAGGAGGTCGCGAACTTCCATCTCGACGAGGTCAAGGAGTTCTGCGTCGTCCACCATGTCCACTTTGTTCATGAACACGACAACAGCGGGAACACCCACCTGACGGGCGAGAAGGATGTGCTCACGGGTCTGAGGCATCGGGCCGTCAGCGGAGGAAACCACGAGGATGGCGCCGTCCATCTGAGCAGCACCAGTGATCATGTTCTTCACATAGTCAGCGTGCCCAGGGCAGTCCACGTGGGCATAGTGACGCTTGTCGGTTTCGTATTCGACGTGAGCGGTGTTGATCGTGATGCCGCGCTCTTTCTCTTCAGGAGCCGCGTCAATTTCATCATACTTCTTCGCCTGCGCATACCCCTTCTCCGACAGCGTGGTCGTGATCGCAGCGGTCAGCGTCGTTTTGCCATGGTCAACGTGGCCGATGGTGCCAATGTTGACGTGGGGCTTGTTCCTCTGGAATGCTTCTTTAGCCATGGGTTTGGGTGTTGTAGTATGCGCGTTTGGTTTGGGGAACTGAAAGTCAAATCCGAGGGTCGATGGAGCTCGTGGCGGGGATTGAACCCGCGACCTCGTCCTTACCAAGGACGTGCTCTACCACTGAGCTACACGAGCGCACCATTAACCGGGGATGTGCCACTTTTGAGGGAGACCAGGATGCCTGCCTTGCGTCTTCACGCAGAGGAATTCATCACTCGCCGACCCGAAAAAAGTGGATCGCAAGTTAGTTGATCGAGCCGCTCTGTCAAAAAAATTTGGAATTATTTTTGCCGATTTTGCGCTTTTCTGGTGTTTGCGGCGTCACGTGCCCTCAATTCGTTCAAGTTGAGGGTGTTGGGCGACCATTCTACAAGAATGGTCGCCAGCACTTAGATGGTCTCTCGATCAAACGGAGGTCACTTCGAAGCCTTTGCGGTAGGTTTTGCTCAACAAGGCCTCGGCAGCCGGTTTTCCGGCGATCTTCATTGTCGCAGTGTCCCAATCCAGGGTCTCACCCGGGAAACGGGCCGCCACGTTGCCAAGCTGCACCGCTTCGGCGAGTGGGCCAGCGTAGTGGAACCCTCCGTCGGTTTTGGTGCCTTCAAAAATGTGATTGATCCAGACATGCCAGTGTGGCGTGCCCGTGACGTCCCTGGGATACGCGAAGCCTTGAAACTTTTCGAGGGGATACAGCCGGGGGCCCGCCACATGCGGGATGATCGCATTCCCCTGTTCTCCGATCACCAGGGAGCCCGCCTTGGGCAGATTGAATGTCTCCGGCATCTGGGCGAGTTCCTTGGGCGGCTGCAGCTTGCCATCGTACCAGATGATCTCGACGGTGTTCCCCGCCGTGAACTGGGTGCCAGGGAACACGTAGTGCACCCGCTCCGGCCCAGGCCAGATCTCACCATTGATGCCCTCGTGCTCCGCGCGGACAGACACCGGAGCCGTGAGCTCCAGGGCGGTGAACAGCGGATCGAAGATGTGGCAGCCAAAGTCCCCCAGCGCCCCGGAACCAAATGCCTGCCAGTCGCGCCACACAAACGGGTGGTAGGCATCCGCCACATACGGACGCTCGGGAGCGGCCCCCAACCAGAGGTTCCAATCCACATTGGGCGGAGGGGCAGTTTCCTTTTCCTTCGCGGGGCGATCAAGGTAGTCAGTGCGCTCGCGGCCGTCCACCCCTACCCAGCTGTGAATCTCCTTCACCTTGCCGATCGCCCCTTCGCGCAGCAGGCGTACAGCCAGCCGATACTCCAGGTTGGAGTGAATCTGGTTTCCCATCTGGGTCACCACCCCGGTCTTCTCCGCCCAGAGGCGCATCTGGCGGCACTCCCACACCGTGTGCGCGAGCGGTTTCTGGCAGTACACATGTTTCCCACGCTTCATCGCCTCGATTGAAGCCCGTGCGTGCGCATGATCCGGCGTGGAGACGGAGACGGCATCCACCTTGTCCCCCAGCTGCTCCAGCATCTGCATGTAGTCCACGTAGTGAGGCACGCCGGGGTACTCCTTGTCCGCCTTTTCAAAACGGTTGCTATCAATGTCGCAGAAGGCCACCAGCTTGGCCTTGGGATGGTTGCCGATGTTCTTGAGATCGGCGAAGCCCATGCCATCCACACCGATGTTGGCCACCTGCAACATGGAGTTGAGCGGCTTGGAATAGGATCCGCTAGGGAGGATGAAGGGGGCCGCGACGGCGCTCGCAGCAGTTTGCAAGAAGCGGCGGCGGGAGTTGAGCGATTTCGGCCGGGAAGAGCTGGGAAGATCAATTGCCATGCCGCGACTACACGCGGAACAGCCAGGGTGTTTCAGCGCGGGGCCAAGACTATCACATTCGGTGACTTCCTGCATAGGCAGAGGCAGATCCCGCGCCTCTGGCCGCCTCAAGCTAGTCCTGCACTCGAAGGGATCCTCCAATCATCTTGAAAAGAGCCTGGTGCTTCCTGATCCGATCTTCCCCCACCGTTCCCTCCTCCGGCCCAAAAGTGTTGATCTGAAAGTTGATCATGTACCTGCCCCGGAACACGCGGATGACTTGCGCCGCACGCAAAGCTCTCTCACCCAGTTGCTCATAAGGCTGCCTGCGCGTGAACAGGAAAGCAGGCATGCCATTCACCCGGGTTTTGAGAAAGGAAGTGAGCTCGATCCCAAGGACTTCATAGCTCTGCCGCAGCATGTCCTCTGTGTATCTGGCATACAGTTCATCCGCTCTCACCGGCATCCCATTCTCATCCACCGTGGGATTGACCAGCACCGTCATCCAGACGTTCCCATGTCCGTAGCAGTTGCGGAAGCCAACGAGCTCCTTCTTCGGCGACACTTCCGCCTTCCAGCTCATCGGCACTTCAAAAGTCACTTCCATCCCACTGTTGGCAGTATGCTGAATCCGGCGACTGAAGCCGTCAGAGAACTCCTTCTCAGGCGACTTTGAATAGACCGGGTGGTTCCAGAGGAGATTCCCGCGAACCAGGTCAACTTCAATCGCCCCCTTGGCCCGGCTGTCCACCAGCTTCAGGAATTCCCGGGCCATTTTGACTGTTGCAACATCATCATATTTGGCCAGCTCCTTCCAGCTCGCTGCGTCCATCTGGGCTAGCATGGCTCTCCCTTCCTCGGGGGCTTTTTTAATGATGTCGGCCTCGATCGCGTCGCATCCACTGGCGAAGGGTGAAGAAAGCCATGAAGCTCGTGCGGCATACACCTCTACCGCCAGACTTGGAAATGCCTTCTCCAGCTTGTTGAGCTTCCACTCAATGCCCCTGGC contains these protein-coding regions:
- the rplL gene encoding 50S ribosomal protein L7/L12, which encodes MADLNKIVDELSGLTVLEVAELVKTLEDKWGVSAAAPVAVAAAGGAAPAAAAAVEKTEFDVILTEGGTNKIGVIKEVRAVVAGLGLAEAKALVEKAPQPLKQGVSKEEAEEIKKKIEAAGAKVEIK
- the rplJ gene encoding 50S ribosomal protein L10, whose translation is MKAEKTILIEHLLEKVNASPFMFVVDYTGLKVDKFEELRKRLRAAGAEMHVYKNTLVKKAAERAGYPVEIGDVLTGQSAVVTGEKDVCAAAKVMKTFATEFQKPQVKAGVLDGKYLDASGIQVLADLPSREVLLATLLGVLQAPASKLVRLLNEPAASLARVLKAKGEQEQAA
- the rplA gene encoding 50S ribosomal protein L1, coding for MKQRSKRYKKAAELVPANKFFSLEEAAELVKKLPSTKFSETVSLSFRLGVDPRKSDQMVRGTCPLPNGSGKSVKVAVFAVGDSADAAKAAGAEFVGFEDLIAQVKAGFTGFDVAIATPAAMTEVRKLGKQLGPRGLMPNPKTGTVTDDTAGAVKAVKAGRADFKLDKNGNISAGVGKVSFEPKAIVENAQALIDAVVRARPASAKGKFIQSITFSATMSPALKLDLGKYVKSAA
- the rplK gene encoding 50S ribosomal protein L11, whose amino-acid sequence is MAKEVVKMIKLQIKAGAANPAPPIGPALGQAGVNIMAFCKEFNAATQKMAGDILPTVISVYKDKSFTFITKQPPASILLKKAANLASGSSEPNKKKVAKLTQAQLKEVAKLKLADLNTQDLDAAARIMAGTARQMGIEVVG
- the nusG gene encoding transcription termination/antitermination protein NusG codes for the protein MPAIPAPHDQWYVLHVRAGLEQRVRENMERRIQSEEMGEFVFEVVVPTERVSEVKKGKRSESTRKVFPGYILANMWLLDENNKPVVQTWHFVKETDGFLNFAGTKDHPIPLRPKEVEVLLAQVREREEGVKPKFMFSVGDTVRVADGPFESQTGIIEEIDPEKGLLRVSVNIFGRSTPVDLEYWQVEKA
- a CDS encoding preprotein translocase subunit SecE, giving the protein MSRVSRYLSEVWGEMKKATWPWDPKEKGFARYKELTDATTVVFVAMLIFAGFTGAFDFVMRMFFKAATIL
- the tuf gene encoding elongation factor Tu; protein product: MAKEAFQRNKPHVNIGTIGHVDHGKTTLTAAITTTLSEKGYAQAKKYDEIDAAPEEKERGITINTAHVEYETDKRHYAHVDCPGHADYVKNMITGAAQMDGAILVVSSADGPMPQTREHILLARQVGVPAVVVFMNKVDMVDDAELLDLVEMEVRDLLSKYNFPGDDIPIVKGSALKALEGDAEQKANIYKLMDAVDSYIPLPERPIDQDFLMPVEDVFAIEGRGTVVTGRVERGIIKKMSEVEIVGIKDTVKTTVTDIEMFRKLLDEGRAGDNVGLLLRGVKKTDVERGQVIAKPGSVKPHRKFKAEVYVLSKDEGGRHTPFFTNYRPQFYFRTTDVTGMVKLPDGVEMVMPGDNVSVEIELITPIAMEKTMRFAIREGGRTVGAGRVADILD
- a CDS encoding Gfo/Idh/MocA family protein, encoding MAIDLPSSSRPKSLNSRRRFLQTAASAVAAPFILPSGSYSKPLNSMLQVANIGVDGMGFADLKNIGNHPKAKLVAFCDIDSNRFEKADKEYPGVPHYVDYMQMLEQLGDKVDAVSVSTPDHAHARASIEAMKRGKHVYCQKPLAHTVWECRQMRLWAEKTGVVTQMGNQIHSNLEYRLAVRLLREGAIGKVKEIHSWVGVDGRERTDYLDRPAKEKETAPPPNVDWNLWLGAAPERPYVADAYHPFVWRDWQAFGSGALGDFGCHIFDPLFTALELTAPVSVRAEHEGINGEIWPGPERVHYVFPGTQFTAGNTVEIIWYDGKLQPPKELAQMPETFNLPKAGSLVIGEQGNAIIPHVAGPRLYPLEKFQGFAYPRDVTGTPHWHVWINHIFEGTKTDGGFHYAGPLAEAVQLGNVAARFPGETLDWDTATMKIAGKPAAEALLSKTYRKGFEVTSV